The genomic window AGCATGATTAATCACACTGATTCCAGTGGCCACACCTCTGAGCATGATTAATCACACTGATTCCAGTGGCCACACCTCTGAGCATGATTAATCACACTGATTCCAGTGGCCACACCTCTGAGCATGATTAATCACACTGATTCCAGTGGCCACACCTCTGAGCAGGTTTAATCACACTGATTCCAGTGGCCACACCTCTGAGCAGGTTTAATCACACTGATTCCAGTGGCCACACCTCTGAGCAGGTTTAATTACACTGATTCCAGTGGCCACAGCTATGTGACCTACCCCATATGTGAACTTGGCTTTCCCCCAAGTCCTTGCTCCCCTGTGTTCCAGTACTGGCTCTGCTTTACACCACCCACAGGGGATCCTTGCACACTTGAGCCCTGCCTACAGAGCATCAAAAAGACAGTGAGAGGCACAACCCAAACACAGCTGGCCATCTAATTTTAGGACAGCATTATCCAAGTTGCTTTAAATACAAGCAATTATTTGGAATATTACATTTGTTGGTTCAAAGAGGTTGTTTGACAAATAATAGTTTTGTTCTGATTTTATGAATGAGTCTACCCTGTGGGTACCTAATTTTCCCATTTAGTTgtttaaaatattcaaaatccAGCTCTGTGCAGATTTTTTACTTGAACTGTACTCACTGATCCTCGTTTTGATTCAGGATCTTGTTTTGATTGAAGAACATCTGAAAATTGAGGCTGTTCTGCTTCATGctctaaaagtaaaaaaaagtacatttacCAGGAGaccataaaaaatatttattttcctgctaAACCAACATTACTTTTAAAGGTACTTCTTTAGGTTTGAAAGAACAAAAGTTAGTAtgcaataaatatatatttaacatGAAAtctaacattttaaaacaagcaAGAACTTTAGAGCCTCTTCTCATGTCCTCTCTTGAGCTTTAAGTCAAGTGCAAGGTTCTCAGTGACAAAAGAACCCCTTATTGGGAAAAAGGCTTTTAACCAAagtaataaatttaaaatatttcaacagaaggaaaatgcaCGTGCTTGCACAGAATTAACCGTTGTTTTTCCTAGTAGACAACACTGCTTTTCGTGGTGGATTCCTCTATAAGCAATTAAATCCTATGGACATTGCTAAGTATTACTGtctccacttaaaaaaaaaaaaaaacccaacacacccaaccaaccaaaaaagaacaacaaaaaaaacgcTACACAAACAAACAGATGATGAACTAAAAGCAGTACGTGACCCTCAAGGATTAATGAGTGACTCGGGATAAGAAAAGTCGAGGACCAAGACAACAGACCCGATATGAGGAAACTTAAGAGGTTCCACAATGCAGACCCCTCAGAGCCAAACCCGCAGCTTCACTGTTCCTCCATCCCAGCTGGGTGATTTAACGGCACCGCCAAATCCGTGAGTGCTACAGGTGCCTTGAGTTAGAATATTCAGCCTTATTCCTACGTCAAAAATGGCCATTTTAATGCAAAATGCCTACTTTAGGCATTATTTAGCACTAAATGAAGAGAAGTCCACTGGGGAACTGCAGGACTGCAGCGCTGGTCTCCCGGCTTTCCAGCGTCCTCAGCCTTCGGCAGAAAATGAGTTTTGCTATTGGAATGGGGCTCTGAGAACAGAATGTTTTGTGTTCATCTAACTTTTGTACCAGCAATGACACCTTCCCCTCTGCGCTCTGCCACGGCAGAACCGAGCTCCGCACCAGGATAACCCCAGAGCGCGGGGGCAGCGGCACGGCCAGGCAAACCCGAGGCGCTGCCTCTCTGCCACGGGAAGCTCCGACAATAAAAGCAACAGAACGCCCACGAGCAGAAGCGCTCGCGGCCCTGGTGTCGGTGGAGAGCTGTGGGCTCTCTCTGGGGCGGGCAcagccccgcgccccggcccGCAGCGGCGCTGAGGagagcggggccggccgggcagCGGCGAGGGGCGGCCTGACGGGCCCCGAGAGCTCGGGGAGGCACCGCGGGGCCCCCGCCGGGGGGGCTcagagcggggccggggccggggccggggctcccACCTGCGCGCCCGGTgccgccccgctgcccgcccgccgccATGGCCGCGTCCCGCGCGTTGCCGCGGCAACGGCTCCGGCAGCGcccgcgcggggcggggcggcgcgaTCGCttccggggcggcggcgggggctgcacGTGGCCGCGGAGGTGAGCGCGGCTCggcccggcacggcccggcTCGGCATCCCCTTggcccggcacggcccggcTCGGCACGGCATCCCCTTGGCCCGGAACGGCCCGGCTCGGCATGGCCCGGCATCCCCTCggcccggcacggcccggcTCGGCATCCCCTTGGCCTGGAACGGCACggcccggcacggcccggcaTCCCCTCggcccggcacggcccggcTCGGCATGGCCCGGCTCGGCATCccctcggcccggcccggcccggctcggcaTCCCCTCccctcggcccggcccggctcggcatcccctcggcccggcccggcccggcccggctcggcaTCCCCTCccctcggcccggcccggcccggctcggcatcccctcggcccggcccggcccggctcggcaTCCCCTCccctcggcccggcccggccgggcgctgccgggctccggagcggggcgggccgCGCGGTGCCCGCCCGTCCCCGCGGCTGCCCGGGACGGGCACGGGCTGAGGGCGGCCCCGGCGGGAGGCCcggacaggcagggacagggagcggggctgtgctAGGATGGATGTTCTTGACAGGGTGCCTTAAGGACATCTTGTGCATTAGCCATTAAAAACCGAGTGGGAGCAATTGAGTTGGTCAGCAAAGGCGGGGAGTGTTGACAAAGAGGTGCCAAAGGCTTCTCTGCTGTAACTGATTCATTGGCGTAAGTGTCCtgagaaaagaaagggagagcAAAGATAAGAAACCACAGATGGAAGCAAATTTGAGGTGGTAATTCAGGTGCTTTGGAAGGATCTTGTAATGGTGAGTGGGCACTAAAGTGATGTGATGGCTAAAGTGATGTGAAGTCCAGTGTTAAATTAGTGAAAAGTCTTGGAAAACCACCCTAACTATACATACATAGACATACACACGTTTATGTTTTGCCATTTAGGAAAGATTTTGAGAGGGTAGGTATTTCTGTGAAAACGTCGTGCTCTGCAACTGCCAAAAAGACAAAGAGTTGCAAACTGACAAGGACAAGGTACACTAAAGGACAGTACAGAAAACACAGCCCAGTATTTTCTAGGCTCCGTGCAGTTCTGGCTCCCCATCATGGAAAGCAGACTGAAATTAGAGTGTTGGGGACAATGGGAGATAAGGAATGGTTTCAGAATAAAGGAAGGCCAAATAGGTTAGGACTTGCGTCATCTCTTTGAAGCAGTTCACTAAcatcttcatttccttttttagaATGATagtaaagaaaaagagaaaagaaatacatgAGGAACctgtacagaaaaagaaaaaggtgaagACAGTCATTAAAATTGAGGAAGATGTTCAAACGGTCATTAAAACTCAGGACAATGGCCAcctcaagaaaaaaacaaagacaaggAAAAAGGACAGTTTAAAAGATGAATGTTTACACAAATTGAAACCAAAGAAtaataagaaaaacaagaagaaagtTGGCTCTGAATTACTGAGAGAAGCTCATTTAGAAAACTTTGTGAATGGAAAAGGTTATTTGGATTTAGAACTTCAAGAAGAATCAGAGgaacaaattaaaatacttaaaaagaagaaaaaaaaagtccggTGTAACTTCTCCTTGGAGGATAATGAGAGTAGTGCCGTGGAGCTATCAAATCATCACACAGATGGTGCTAAGAAAAATGAaccctctttaaaaaaaaagagaaagaatactGCTTTGAATTTGGAATTGGATGGGGaggtaaagaagaaaaaaaagaagaaaggcagTTTTTCACTGGAGGACATCCAGGACAGTGAACAAAAGCAATCTGCAAAAGTTTGTAACAAACCCCACACATACATTGCACAAGAAGCAGCTTTTGGGGGTGAAAGCTGTGACACAGATAATGCCCAGAATGGTGCGGAGAGTTGtgtgagaagaaagaagaagaaaaagaaagataagTCTGACTGCTTTTTACCACTGGCAGATAATCAGGACAACATACATCACGTTCCTGGTAGCCCCATTGCATTAAGTGActtcagaaaaaggaagaaacataATTCCTGGGAATTTGCATTGACaagcagagaggaagaggaCAAAATTAAGGACTCTGGGAATATcaaagagaggaagaagaaaaagagaagcaaagaTATTTCTTCCTCAGTCTGTGAAGAAGATAAGCAAGATTGGAGTCACAGCATGCCTTATAAGCATCTCCCAGCACAACAGAAAGTTGAGCTTGAGGAAGAAGAGCTGTCTGGaagaaaatgcaggaagaaTTTCAAGGATAATATTGAagtcagcaaaaagaaaaaggagactaagaaaaaggagaaggaaacaaCATATTCAGAAGCCTCTTTAAACAATGACAGTGCctctaaaaaccaaaaaatactgctagaaagcaataaaaagaagagagagagtgAAATGGAACAAGCTCAATGTGTTGCAGGGGATGCTGTAGATGGGGCATTATGCAATAATAATCCTGTGCTCTGTgacagaaaagggaagaaaagaaaaaaagtaccaTCACAGGACTTTGCTGAAGAGCTAGGTTcaaaagcaaatgcaaaaaAGATGAAGACAGAATTACCAGGGAATGAGTCACTGGTGAGTTGTTGGGAGGGCAGCTCTGCACCCTCCTGCTCAGGAACTGAAAGCCTTTCAGGCAGTTTCCTCCTTTGCAGGCTGTtctgcctgctcccagcacgGAGGTCACTGAGGGCCCCGCTGCCTGGTGGGAAGCAGGATCAGCTCAGCGATTGCAGCATGCCACAGCTGAGAGAGGCTCAGAAcgttctgagctggaagggccCACAGGGATCACGGAGCTCTTCAGTGAATGGCCCCTACAGggatccagcacacaacctgggcactgccagctgcGTGCTCCAGCTGAGCTGATCCCGTGTCTCACGGGGAAGCCTTGATGCCTGCTGCTGTAATCATGTAGTGCTTCAGCTGTGCAAATGTAAATATTGCAACTAACAGCAAGTGTTGgcccaaaaagaaaatagatttgTACAGTCATAAATGTTCAGTTGCTCTTAGCATAAGGGGCAACACTCTTCATAAAAGAGGGGTTTAGTGCCATGCCATTTACCCTGAGCAGGTTGGTAACGTTGGCAGCATGAGTGCATCTAACTGTATTTGTTAGACATTTCCTTGAGCTTTGCTGCTGTTAGTGTGGAATGATGTGATGTTAGAAACAAAAGGGCAGGGTTGGCCAAAACCTGTTGACTAATTCAAACAAAACTTCAGAGGAAATCCTGGGAATCCTAAGTGTAGGCTGGGCCAAGAGCATTGAAGTATAAATTCTGATAGAAAAATACTGGAGACCTATGCAcagttttattgtttaaaaCAATAAATCTGTGCAAGAAAACTAACAGATGTCAGAGCTGTGTAGATTGTAACTGAAGGGAAGGGGGATTGTAACCAGACTGAGTGTTAAAGGAAATCCCATCCCAGAGTCTTGCAGTACTGCCATTTCTGAGGTAAAACAAGCATGGGGAGGAGCTgattaaatatttgaaatacagatggttttttctttgatgtttttttctccaaaattagACTATTAAGATAATGTTTTattgatttaatctttgttctTTATCTGCTCAGAGTCAGTTGGTATCTATCTGTATTTTTACCTGCTTAAACTTAACTTTGAAAACAGCAGATTGCAACTCgttgtggggttgttttttatttccataGGTTGGGAAGGTGCATGCCCGTTGCTTTTTATCAAGAATTTTGAATGCTTGGCTTATTTAAATGTCAAGCACTTGTTCATAAAGTATCATTGGAGATTTTTGTGAACTAAGGGTAGAGCAGGCCATAGTGTGAGCTGCTTCTCAAGCTCACTTCATGGTGTGCTTTGCTTTGTCGTGCACTCAGATGCAGTTTCCTCAAGTTCTGTGCAAACCTGGCAGCTGTCTGGTGTCCAGTGCTAATAATTAAATACAGATTTATGTGGAGACCCAGATACAGGCTTTTTAACAGGGGCTTGTGAGGGGAGTGTGTATGCTTATCAGTCATGAGGTGAGCAGATGTTTGGGGCCTTCAGCTTGGATTTCTCCTTTTGACCTTTCAAAAGGACGAGGTGGTTTTATTGCTGGAtatattttctaattaaattgGCATTGCTTTTTTGAGACTGTTGGACATTATTTGGATTCTTGCAGCTGCTGACATTGTGTAGAGGCAAGATAAGCCCTACCATGAGATGTAAACTTGCATGCCCAGTTAAAATGGAAACCACAGCAAAAATACCTTGCAGACAGTTGAGAAGAAGGGAGTAGGGTGATGCATATTTTCTTGCTCATTCCCACAGGCAGCtcctttaataataaaaaaatacttaagaGAAAATCTGACTATTGAGAAGTCTGGGTTAATCAGCTCCAGCGAGTTCCAGTCCCTGCCAGGCCAAAAGACACTGCACTAATAAATGGCTGATAATGTGGTGTTGCATTTAACTGTGCCATCGTCCTGAAACATTTTAGTCTACAGCATGTCACACACTCTGCATGCCTTGAAAAATCCTTTGCTGGGTTTGTGCTGCAagcaaaaaagcaaattttaaagaCAGTGTGGAGTGATATCTGTTTAATATCAATGATTGGTGGTTTTCTCATTGGATGCCACTGCAGTCAACCCAGGCAGAGTGAGGAGGAGTGAGGACTCAGCTTTGATGTTGTTTGCCAGCAGCCAGCATAACCCTACCACATGTGAATGTGCTCCTTTTCCATGAAGGTGGAGGAGGCTTGGCACACCTCCACGAGGGCAGTTTTTTCCACTCAGTAGCCCTCAGCAGGTCAGCAGTGTGCTGGGAATTAGCAGGGATGGGGGTGCTCCCTCCTTCtggctacaaaaaaaaaatgctgcagttGTTTGCAGAATCCTGTCAGGACAGTTTTCCTGCTTGTTTTAGTAGATCTGAAAAGACAGTACCAGGCCATCTAGAAGTAAattgggggttgtttttggtTTCTTCTTTTCATCCAAGAGCATGAGCTCTCCTTCCTGCAGTGTTCTCGTGTTTTTAATAGTGCATGTACTTGTGTGTGTGAAAGCAGAGTGTAAAAGGTACCTTTGGAAAATGAGGCAAAGCATTGATGGCTTTTAATAAAACTAAAGCCTCAAAAAAGTAACAGCAGGTTCTGCTGACAGAAGTACGTTACAAATCTTTTCCTTGTCGTTTCCCTGGCTGGTTCATGCTTGGTTTATTATGTTAGCTGTGTCAATAGATCTTCCCTTTGGCCACTTTTTCCAGGCTGGCCTAAAGCTTATGGCTCTCATTTGCCACTATCCCGGACTTATTACTTATCCTGTTATACTGGATGTCCCAAAAGCTTATCCTAATTACAAATTTGGAAAAGCAAGGCTGGGGGCAGTGGTCTAGGCACTGCAGCCACTGGAGCAAAAGCTGCTGAAGGGCTGCACTTTGTGGAGGTGTGATCAGTGTGTGGTTGCCTGTGGATCCTGCCATCCAGCCCATCCATTCCTTCTGGAACTGCTCTGTCTCTCCCATCAGCTCCCTGTTCCTTGCTCCCAAATGTGGAATGGTGTCCTGTTTGCTGCCATTGTAGGAGACACCTGATGGATGACACTTGCCACTCCCTGTGCTCCTTCCAGACTGGAAGCTCCTTGGGGACCATCATCCATGAGGGAGCACAGTGCAGCTGCCTCTTgattggtttttgtttgtttatttgtttcagagagacctttatttattttgcctccaatttctaatttttttaaactttcattctctctgtgcctttcttcaaGTATAAATTTAAGCTTCTACGAAATGGTTTCATTTGAAATTACTCTGGCTGCAAATGTTACTGTGTGTGCCAGTGTTGTTGGCAGGTCCCTTTTAATGTGTGAAACTAAAAATCATTTATcttgattaaaagaaaaaaatctctgtgaGGTTTCTCCATAGGAATACACAGATTTAATTGGCATTTTCCTTTTAGATCTGACTATTTCTTCTTGCCCCAGTACTACTGATTGCTTAGTGTTTTAACTGCTTTTGTGGTAAGAGCTGTGTAAATTCTAATTAACCAGAATGGATAAAAATAATCATACAagctttttcctgttttacagGAACATCGAGATGGTGTAATTATtgtgcaggaaaagaaaggaaactgtGATGAAATTAGCATAGACAAGGTATGCTTTGTCTTAATCGGGTAAGATCTAAAGCAAGTCAGCATTTAACATATGCATAGGAATTGATACAAAAAACCTGCTTTGTTGCTTATCTATGCACAGATTTCACTAAATGAAGCTCTGCTTAAAGTGTGCTTTATGCATGGGTTAAGTCCAAAATGTACAGCTCCAGTCAGTGTCAGAACTAAGTAACTTAGTAGGTTAAATACacatttctctgcctctcatcAGTGTTGGCAGTTTCAGCATAGCTGTTGCCTGCAGTTAGAAAATTAAACTTAACCTGATACAGCAAAACACTCATTCAACATATCACTAAAAAATTACAGTTCTTGTGTTGAGTGTGTGAAAGGATCTCATGCAACTTTTAATTATCCTTGCAAAATTCTGACGATAACTAATTATTTTATTCTCCTCTTACTATTTCATTGTGAATAAATTGTCATGTAACACACAGGACACAGTGTCTTATGCTGCATGTGTAATTTTTCTGCACACCAGGTGAGGCGGCAGGCCCTGCAAGAAGAAATTGATAGAGAATCTGGCAGAACCAAGGCTTTCAGTTCCACAGTGGGACGGGTATGTATGAGCTTAGGCCTCCACCCGATGGAAATGCTGTGTCCCAGGACAGGTGCCCATGAAGAACACTGTGCTCTTCTTTGCATGTAGCTTGGCACAACAGAGTTCCTTCTGACTGCAGGCTTAAGGTCAGGCTACAGAACAAGTGGGTACAGTGCCAAGAGTCCGAGAGCTGAGCAGCAAACTCCCTGGCATTGTGCTCCCATCATCAGGCCTCAAAACCAACATTTGCCCTGGTTCCCCTGGAGAATGAGCCATCAAAAATTGCTacagaagcattttctgcttacTGTGAAATATGAGTAATGTCTGGGCTGTGGATGCAGCAGTCACTGACGTGTATCTGATTTCTTACCTGCAAGACTTTGCACACATTCAGCAGCAGGGACACGTGGAAAGGTGAAGGCTGACAGCTGTTAACACACGTGTGTGGTATTTAGAGTCAGTCCTCTCCTGGCTTCTGCATCTTTGCCCCACCTCTTCGAGAGATGATTCTTTATTCTTTGCTTTTGCATCCTACTCAGCCTGGCTCCTGACAGATTCCCAGTAAGGTGGTGGAAGCTTGCAGTAGTGTTTAGCCAGAGGTAAGAAGATTAAGGTGGAGAGAAAGCTTTGCTAGTAATTCAGACTCCTGCTGTTTTGCAAGACTGCCAGAATGCCTAGAAAGCTGGAATATGCCTCAAACAAATGCCAGAAACAACTTCTGTAGATTCTAACATAGTGGGAGGGAGTCTGTGTAGCTCTGGAACTGCAACTGTCTAATAGTCTCTGAAGTCATTGAGAAAAATGACATCCTTGGCAGGAgatctcagttctttggcactGGTCTGTCTCTGTTTAGTAGCATGCAGAAGAATAGAAGCTGTGAAAACTAATTCATCAGCTCCACAAAGAGTGAGCTGGAAATGCTTCAGCACAAGCTGTGTGTAGTGCCTGCCAGCAGCTCACTTAAAACCAGAGTTTTGACAAGCCATAATTATATTTGCATCTGTGCAGATGTCTCCCATTGCAAAGGGAGGACTTAGGTTTATTTGTCTGTGGCtcgtgtgtgtctgtgtgtgtatctgTCACAGACTGGGCTTATACAGCAGCTTGCCAAAAGGCCAAAAGACTGAAGTATTATGGGTAGCTTCCTTTCAATACCAGGTATTCTGGCCTGTGATGGTGAATGATACTCCAcccttgcatttttcttttaacttaaaAAACCCTGCTGTAGCTTGCCTGCAGTATTTTGTAGTGTGCTGTGTGTCGTGTTGGCTGTCTGCTGGAGAGTGACTGTTTAATGCAAGCTACAACTGTTCTGTTGGAAGGATTTCAGGCTGACATAAACATACCACTGAATTCACATTTTGTCTTTTGATGTAGCCAGCTTAGTCTGTTTAATTAATAATCAGACATTCTGCCATTTAGTATCGTGCCcaattttaaagagaaaattgtGAGCAGAAATCctgccaaaaatatttataaatgacTGCAGAGCTGTAGCTCAGGAGTCAAATATACCCTTTAATAATGAAGGCTGTTCTTAGGTAAGCCAAAGTTCATGAACTTTGTAAATCCTATGGTGTATCTGGGGTTTTCCACAAACAACTGAAACCTCATTTTCCTGGACATTGCCTCCTCAGAAAGGAGCCAGGCTGCAGACAGAAGGAAAATCTTGAAGGGGTGAACTAGTTCACAGAATAAAGTGCAAATACAGTGAATACAAAGAACACGGCACACTGCAAGGGAGGGGAGGCTTTTAGAGAACTAGACTCAGTCCTGTTGGATAGGGGAGGCCCTCTGGTTGTGCATGCTTACAATATTAGTTGTAATTAGTGGGATGAGAATGCAAATATGGCTTAAAGCTTCTAAGCCAGATTAAAAACTGTCTCCACAACTAACATTACAAAacactgctggaaacaacagcTCCCTGACTAGGCAGtgggaaaatgaaaagataACCATATAAAGTGACAGGGAAAGAGGATTAAGTCTGACAATTTTCTTAGAATAAGAGATGCTGTCTGGCTCTTTGAGCTGGGTAAAGAGAGAGCAGAAAGCCAAGATTCCTAAggacagagggaaaggagatTCTCAAAGCACATTAACCCCTGTCTCCAGGTTAAATGGCCTGAAATGCTAATGAAGGTACACTCAGGCAGAGTTAGGTCAGTCTTTTACCATATCCTTCAACAGGTGCTGTCCATGGAATAACAGCTTCCAGCTCTGTCACCATCAGGCTTTTGTAGCTGGTTCTGTTCTCACGGTACACAGCCAGAAATTGTCTTCCTTAGTCTTGGTATTCCTTAATTTTAGTGTTAACCCTGTTTTGCCTCACAGGATACAAAGCTTGGACAGTGGAGTACAGCTACTTTCAGAAGTTCTGAGGAAGAAATGAAGTTTTTTAGACTGATGGGTGGCTTTAAAAAGGGTTCTGTGCCTATCCAAAATCTCTCAGCAACTACGAACAAACCAAACATGGCTCTGAACaaggaaggggaggagaagTTACAGCAGGCTCTGAAGATGGAGTTTGATAAAGCAATGGACTTGAAGCAACACAGAGGAATTGGTCTCGGATTTCAACCTACTGCCAGCAAAAAAGTATACATAGACAAATATACATCTAGATCTATAAAACTTGAAGATTAAAACtcttgaaataataaaaagaacaaaatttgtttttactttCCACATCTTTGtacttgaaataaaataacaaaatgccTAAGAAATTTAGTTTGTGAAGTGCTTGAGGTACAAGGTTTCAACTGCATAAACCAGTGGAGCTGGGTCCACACCTCATCTGAACAGTAAGTTTTGAAACCTTCACCATGTTTGTTCTACAAAGCAAGAGACAGCCTCCTTCAAAGACTGAAGCTGAGTGCCATGCCTGTAATTAGTTGGaatttggtaatttttttaaaatgctgatttAATAAACTTACTGTTATCTATATCTTATTGATTTAAAaggattttattgttttctaaAATCTTCATATTTTTTACACTTGGTGAGTGGTACAAAGTGATGGTGCTTTACTTTGAAGACACACTAGTGGTGTGCCCTCAAATTTGATGAAGGCAGACTTTTAACTCAATAGTTAAGAAACTAACATCTTTATAGTGATGGATAGCACTGAACATCCTCTATATTTGAACTAGGCTCTGGCAGTTGGATTTTCAATCAGCAGCTGTTATCTGAAAATGAAAGTAAAAGCATTTTGGAGAGCAGCACCAAATACATGGATCTAGACTCACTAAATTATAGAAAGCAACATAATTTTAATAATGTGCTTATTGGGTATGCATCAGTCTGAATGAAATTTCTGACCTTTGGATTTTCAGACAACCTGTACTTGAACTGGCCTTTTAGCAAGAGTACAAAATACACTTGTGTACGTGTTCAGAATTCAGGAGGCCAGAGCAGTCTGGCCATGTACTGCTTGAAGTTACAAAAAGTAGTGAAAAGCTCACACACCTTATTACTGGCTGTGCCATTTGTTATGGCAGATGGGGTTAAGTTTTAGtgcagctctggttttgacCATCTCTCATGTCCAGTTTCTCAGAGTGGTTGTGTTAGCTT from Aphelocoma coerulescens isolate FSJ_1873_10779 chromosome 14, UR_Acoe_1.0, whole genome shotgun sequence includes these protein-coding regions:
- the KNOP1 gene encoding lysine-rich nucleolar protein 1 isoform X1, with translation MQTPQSQTRSFTVPPSQLGDLTAPPNPMIVKKKRKEIHEEPVQKKKKVKTVIKIEEDVQTVIKTQDNGHLKKKTKTRKKDSLKDECLHKLKPKNNKKNKKKVGSELLREAHLENFVNGKGYLDLELQEESEEQIKILKKKKKKVRCNFSLEDNESSAVELSNHHTDGAKKNEPSLKKKRKNTALNLELDGEVKKKKKKKGSFSLEDIQDSEQKQSAKVCNKPHTYIAQEAAFGGESCDTDNAQNGAESCVRRKKKKKKDKSDCFLPLADNQDNIHHVPGSPIALSDFRKRKKHNSWEFALTSREEEDKIKDSGNIKERKKKKRSKDISSSVCEEDKQDWSHSMPYKHLPAQQKVELEEEELSGRKCRKNFKDNIEVSKKKKETKKKEKETTYSEASLNNDSASKNQKILLESNKKKRESEMEQAQCVAGDAVDGALCNNNPVLCDRKGKKRKKVPSQDFAEELGSKANAKKMKTELPGNESLEHRDGVIIVQEKKGNCDEISIDKVRRQALQEEIDRESGRTKAFSSTVGRDTKLGQWSTATFRSSEEEMKFFRLMGGFKKGSVPIQNLSATTNKPNMALNKEGEEKLQQALKMEFDKAMDLKQHRGIGLGFQPTASKKVYIDKYTSRSIKLED
- the KNOP1 gene encoding lysine-rich nucleolar protein 1 isoform X2, encoding MIVKKKRKEIHEEPVQKKKKVKTVIKIEEDVQTVIKTQDNGHLKKKTKTRKKDSLKDECLHKLKPKNNKKNKKKVGSELLREAHLENFVNGKGYLDLELQEESEEQIKILKKKKKKVRCNFSLEDNESSAVELSNHHTDGAKKNEPSLKKKRKNTALNLELDGEVKKKKKKKGSFSLEDIQDSEQKQSAKVCNKPHTYIAQEAAFGGESCDTDNAQNGAESCVRRKKKKKKDKSDCFLPLADNQDNIHHVPGSPIALSDFRKRKKHNSWEFALTSREEEDKIKDSGNIKERKKKKRSKDISSSVCEEDKQDWSHSMPYKHLPAQQKVELEEEELSGRKCRKNFKDNIEVSKKKKETKKKEKETTYSEASLNNDSASKNQKILLESNKKKRESEMEQAQCVAGDAVDGALCNNNPVLCDRKGKKRKKVPSQDFAEELGSKANAKKMKTELPGNESLEHRDGVIIVQEKKGNCDEISIDKVRRQALQEEIDRESGRTKAFSSTVGRDTKLGQWSTATFRSSEEEMKFFRLMGGFKKGSVPIQNLSATTNKPNMALNKEGEEKLQQALKMEFDKAMDLKQHRGIGLGFQPTASKKVYIDKYTSRSIKLED